The nucleotide sequence ttttatttatatatttatatttaattatttatatttttttattcatatcttATATAACTATACtgttaatattgcattaattactTCTCTACATTCCCAGTAATCCTGGCCGTTTACCTTTGCTCTGTCAGCTTTACATCGCATGTTAAGCTGCTCTGAAATGTCCTTTCTTTTTGACaatctgtaaataatatttttattagatatataaaagcaaCTTACATTACCACAATtgttaagtaatatttacacaTTAAACTTATCCAGTTACCTCTTTTTCTTAGGTGGCTTGTTTTCGGTGTCATCCAAATTGAAATCAtccattttatttctattcgcAGTTTGTTCTGCAGGCAGATAAAAAGTTTCGTCTTCGATATCGGTTTATTGGTAAAAGATAACTTGTGTTAACTTTATCTTTCAATATACTAACATTTTCCATTTGCATAGAAGTATGTTTAGGCGAAGGACATAATCCAAAATCTATACGTTTTACAGGAATTTTCCTCTTGAGTTTTAAATACTGTTTGACTTTAGACGCAAGGGTAGGACTTTGCGTAGGACTAGGATAGATCACATCTTCGGAACTTTCACTAGTGTTGTTCACTAGTGTTGTAGCACTATTTTTAGTTGCATTTGCATTATTCTTGACTGGATAAAATGCAAGTCGAGGTCTCTTCCTTAGATATGGTCTAGAGTCGAGCATTGATGGACTATTATTTTCGTCGGTATTTTTGTCCAAAGATTCATTAGCATCTGGTGCAAATTCCGTATCGGAACCTAATTCCAATAATTCTTCATCCTTTGTTTTCGTACAAGGTGTATCAACTTCCATTTGGGATGAAAAATGGCTACGAAATcacatagatatataatatttaatcgataaattaaaaaaagtttacacataaataataCCGAATTTTACTTGTATTCTATAACAGAGAAAGTCTAAAACAGAAAAGATGATAAACGACGGTTTTGACGTCATATTGACATCATTTTGACTAGGCTGTTTTcagtgcgagagagagagagagagagagagagagagagagaatggaaacatttaattatatactattattatctacTTACGAATTTTTATACGTGATAACTTCTGaatcattcaattttttaaatgtatttgaaatattctctttctccGATTCATTGACACATTTTTCTTCGCCCCCGGAATTCTCCAAATTTTTTGTCATTAGTCGCAGTCGGTTCAATTCCTGCTTCATGTGTTTCACAGATTGGCCACTCTTCAATTTATTTGGACGTTTAGACTCTTTGTCCGAAGATGTCATTGTTAGAGGTTTTGATATTGTACCAGTGCTCGAAGTTTTCGaaactttcttattttcttcagTAATCGGGGCAGCACTGTTAACTTTCGAAGAGGTAGACAATGTTTCTTTcctaaacaaaaaatgtaaaaaaaaacatgaataaaattgttactacaataaataaatatgtttataaagtatttattgcttttatttcatatttatattacattgcCGCTTAtcaagtaaaaatttcaaatttactttttgtttatttaatgttgAAGTTTACagttaaattgaatttattattaatgaatgaatacatttaataataattaatatactattattatctacTTACGTTTCTTCACACATGACGACTTCTGGATCATTATTATCTGACGCactaacatatattttatcgtcTTCGGTATTCTCGAATTTTTTGACTATCAGTCGTAGTCGGTCAATTTCCTGCGTCATGCGTTTCGTGGATTAACtactcttaaatttttttttgggaCGTTTAGACTCATCGTCCAAAGATGTCAGCAACTTTCTTGGAGGTTTTAGTAATCTACCAGTACTcgaaattttgaaaacttttttctttttttccacttttttCTCCATGTTGCTACGATTTTAATGAAcaacaaaatgtatatagtAATTTGAaactgcattttatttttaacaaatgttaATCTCGTGTTTTTTGttgaaagtaataataaaatatgaataatacatAGAATTTCTATGCGGATTGtgtagtttattatttttggaaaagtAGTCGGTATAATTGTACTTaaaacttgatccgttcactcgttattgagatctcaaaatctcgggtactcgcaactcgtgcgttcgcgtaaatgagtcacggtgcgtctcgctctgcgcgtacttggcgcgagacactgccgTGTGTCTTGATTGTCTTCAGAATgtcttgtataaaattttgtatagaATTTCTTGTAATATTAAGGTACTATTAGGGATGTAAGTAGAGATACGCATATCCACTCATTTGCAAGAACGCACTCTTCTTGGCCTTCTACACCACTCCATTTCGGCATTCTGTACATTTTGCTTTTGACATCGTTTAAGTTGACTGCCTCGACTGCGTGTGACAGATTTAAGCAATGGTATACTCCTACAAAATTGGAAGTCAGTCCGACATCATATAAAGCAACCTGTGTACGAAATTTTTGTacaatgaagaaaatatttctttccatTTGTACAATGTTTGTTATTAAGCAGACCTTAGAATTTTGAAGGAAAATGCAATTATCACGCATGGATGTTGAAAATGTGATTTTTCCAACTTGCAGCTTCCGAAATTGCTGACAAAGGCGGACAGGGATGTGTTCTACTAGAGGACCCTCTGCATGAGGTTTAGAGCAACGAATTTGGATACGGTTATCAACGTGTGCAAAACTAAAATCATTTAGTTCGCACATTCTCTTATAGAATTGTTGGAGAGCGAGGTGCGgttttcgaatatattttcgaaattccGGCATATTGTTCTCATAGCAAAATGCACTGAACGTTTCCAAAGAACCTAATTGCCTAACATCGTCGACTATGTGCAAAAGGCCATGTACATTATATGAAAGAAATTGTTCTCCGTATAGTTGCTCACACATATTGACGTAGGTCTCCAAAGCTTCTTGACAGAATGCGTATATTTCTTCAGCCACGTTTTCAAAACTGAGAAGGCGTATCACGcaatgtaacaaaataaaatggtGATAATATTCTTCACTAAAAACATTTCGCAGAACAGCCGGAGCAGTGTATAGTAGCAGTTGTCTAAATTCAGTACCTTTGAAGTGATGGAACATAGACAATTTATTTGGGCGGCGATTGAATTCCGTGGGACAATATGATGTAAGTGCCATCATTCTCGAATCAAGAATATTCAGTTGTCATACGTTCAATTTTTGAGGTCCATACTTCCCGTGAATATGAGCAGAAAAAACTTTCTTAACATTTCCTACATACACAAGGTGTAAGCTTTCGAAAGGTACTTGCTTCACTAATCCCAACACCGGAGATAATGGACTTCGGCCTTTGTGGTGATCTTCGTCTATCATATCACGGTACTCTTCATCCGTTCTTGGTGGATGTCGAATCCCTGGAAAAATCATCGCTCCCCGAAAACCAGGTTCTTCGCAACGATGACCTTGAACTTTGCATTTTGAACAGGCGTTTGATGACGTATGCCCATAATGATTTAAAGCAAATGCCCTTGCAGGTGCATCGGCAATAAAACATCGGACATTTAACGGAAGCTGTCGATTGCGTATAAAAATTCCACCTTCTTCACGTATATCCACAATTTCTTGAACAAATTGAGCGAAAAAATCAAATGCATTTGATGGTTTTTGTTTTCCTTTGAACATACCCGCTATTACAGgctttttatcaattaaattccAAATCCGATATTGAATAAGCCAAAATTGATCTGTGCCACTTCTGTGCATTTCAGCACCGTCGGTACTAAAATCTATTTCGATAGTTTCAGGCAACATATCTTCAGGAAGATTTTGCAGTTTCTTTTTAAGTGTGCATTTTAATCCCATATGTAGGTACTCTCCCCCAGGTATTTGTTGAACTTGTGTAGTAGCGACAGTAGTTGGAGTTTTTAATAACGTTCTCGTATCCTTGGGTAGACAAAGCAGGTTGAAAGGAAACTCACGTAATGTTTTAAGCAGTACATTTCCCtgtttatgttttaaatttgttgctaaaaatgtattttttaatatcctcTTCTTCATATCTGCAAGGTTTTCTAGTACATTGTCGTTCTCATCTTCTGAAGAGCTCGATGTATTATTGTGTTCTTCTATATTATCGTATCCCACTTCTTCTCCATTGTTTTCATCGTggtcctcttcttcttcttcttcttcagtACTTTTACCGTCTGCTGCTTCTTCCTCACTATCCTCTACTTCTTCACCTCTGTCAGAAGTTTGTTCATCGTCACCATCAGTAGATTGTTCCTGATTGTTCCTGGTTGTTCCTGGTTCATTCTCTGACACATCTTCTGATGTGGGATTAGAACCATCAAAATCCTGAGCTATTGATACAAAGCCTCTTCGGTGGCCTGAGATTACAGACAACCGCCTTCTCTTGTGTCTCTCACTGAGGTTAACGAATCTCTTGAATTTCATAGACATCCTCGTCGATGTAAAATTTGTCTATTACTGATAAGTATGgccttgaaaataatttttaggatatgtatcttatttaaacattttgtacCAATAAAGCAAACGCAAACACAGACGTGAGAGCAGAGataaggaaaaattatttttattcaataatcgAAGCCATGAATTACGTGCAGGACCACCACCTTAACGTATTTaagatataagtataaaagCCCTATATTTAGAGAAGAGTAAAACTGCCTGAATAGAATAAAGCTgcaactttttatttgaaaacgaattaaaataaaacacactGCTCTAAAAAATTAGGGGATCACTTTTTCTCAGTAAATTTTTGTCCATTTTTAAACTGTGATTACTcaacaaataattaacgtagaaatagtattaaaaaGGTTTTACAGGGCAAACTTTCTACTATAATGTGTCTCAGTTCAATTTTTACTCAGTTTAATACTCAAAGCCGTAGTCAGCTTTAAATAAGGACGTATTTGAGATATCCAAAACTGGAAATTTGCAGTCTTCCACCgcctgagaaaaaaattagcgAATATAATCATTGATACCATCTCAAAGTACGGACTTTGCACTtttaaacacacacacacacacgcacacgcacacacacatgatGTGCAAAATCCGACCGAGCAACTTCCTCGTTGTGCACATCCGATTACGCAAATGCCGGCGGTATCATgctaaaatcattaaaaaaacagGGGTTAATTTAAATTGCGATATCTCCCTAAATAATTGGcggacaatttttttttttttttttttttatttgaaagtgCAAAGTACGTACTTTGAGAtgatatcaataattatgttcgccaatttttttcttaggcGGTGGAAGACTgcaaatttcaagattttggATATCTTAAATACATCCTTATTCAAAGCTGACTACGTAGTACAGTAAGATTAGGTCTTAAAATGGCAAAACGGATTGACAAGCTAATTTTTTTAGGGTGAGTAGAAGATCATAAGAGATGCCCAAATTCACAAAGTTCCAACCTTTCCTGTGTGTCAGCGGCTGTCTTGAAAATAGGGGTAAGTTTGGATATCTCAGCTCCTATTGTTCAAATTGACACTTTTTTGTTGGAACTTCTTTTCCTTAacaactattaaaaaattttctaaacagAAGttgtagcaaatatttttacctacaaaacaaaaaaaaatggaaaaaatccGACCAATAGGAGCTGAGATATCCAAACTTACCTGTAATTTCAAGATGGCCGCCGACGCACAggaaaattttgttgaaactttgtgaatttgGGCATCTCCTATAACCCTCTACTCACCTTCAAAAAATTGGCTTGTCAATCTGTTTTGCCATTTTCAGACCTAATTTTACTGTACTACTTgatgtatttgttttttttctttcgttaaaaatttcctgagatatttcaaattttgtcatgatattttttatataaaacatgaaatatttcgtaaagtattcacttttcgatGACTTTATCTTGATACTTTTGTATGTAGATTCATGAAAGAaaccaaataataatattgattttttacatttgtaattttgtaaaatagaatGCATCTACAAAAtgcaatcaaaaattttaaaataatttttttttacaacaagcgatttctttcattattctatatacaaaAGTATCAAGATAACGAGTGATATATACCTAACGAACGAACCAAGTCACGCTATATCTGATACTGAAGGTACTCTAATTTGAAGTCGTAATTGCGCGCAAAGcgtggaaaatatataatcaaataggATTTATTACATACTCATTTAGAAAATGAGATTATGAGTAAGACACATAGGCtatgaaagatttaaattaagaaagtataaaacaaatacattttaaagtattataattacacattagcatgtttttttattaaataattaataaattaattaaaagattgttacataaaaaataagatattccctgttctcttatttattcttatatatgacgtgcatattgaaaaaaatttgagtattttttttttttcaacagtTTCTATGATATTTAATCCTGGAAAGaagctaaataaaaatacttaaaataggattttacttataattttattttacttttttcttttttttcttgcagtaCTTATCAAAgcaataattcaaatttaatcaattttaacatatttaatattaaaattacccaaataatattattaatttgtcataATGTCACATTTTCATgatctctattttattttctgaaaatctGTGTATAGAATgctaaaaaaagtataagaaGTGATATCTTTATCAAACTTGGAAATGACATATTTGTTAGATCatcatttattactttttgtcGAGTTTAGTctgttgtgagcgcacaacgcACTTGGCAACCGAATTGCCAAGTGTCAGGGAAATTCGACCCTAGCGACTAAAATCGTCAAGACCAAAGGTCCATCGAGGACCGATATCGCTGACGCGAAGGTCAGCGCGGAGCGCTGACCACACAGGTTAATGCTACCGCGGGCGATCCCGAGGTAGCAACGGGAAACCAATATAAGACCGCCGAATCGAGCGATTAGGCAGTCGGTCTGAGAACTCCCACGCGACGTCGCGTTGAAACATCTACGAACTCTAACGAATCGCGAGACGGGAACACTAAATAAAGAACACCTCGTCCAAGCCAAGCtctagtatatttataaagtgtTAAAGTGGTGTTTAACAAAGTGTGATCATTAACCGAGCCCGCCAGACGCCCTCATCCCGATCCTTCCGAGCTCGCGAGCGGAGCACGACCCCTTCAGCCGTCTG is from Temnothorax longispinosus isolate EJ_2023e chromosome 10, Tlon_JGU_v1, whole genome shotgun sequence and encodes:
- the LOC139820418 gene encoding uncharacterized protein isoform X4 — encoded protein: MTQEIDRLRLIVKKFENTEDDKIYVSASDNNDPEVVMCEETKETLSTSSKVNSAAPITEENKKVSKTSSTGTISKPLTMTSSDKESKRPNKLKSGQSVKHMKQELNRLRLMTKNLENSGGEEKCVNESEKENISNTFKKLNDSEVITYKNSHFSSQMEVDTPCTKTKDEELLELGSDTEFAPDANESLDKNTDENNSPSMLDSRPYLRKRPRLAFYPVKNNANATKNSATTLVNNTSESSEDVIYPSPTQSPTLASKVKQYLKLKRKIPVKRIDFGLCPSPKHTSMQMENNKLRIEIKWMISIWMTPKTSHLRKRDCQKERTFQSSLTCDVKLTEQR
- the LOC139820418 gene encoding uncharacterized protein isoform X3, with the translated sequence MTQEIDRLRLIVKKFENTEDDKIYVSASDNNDPEVVMCEETKETLSTSSKVNSAAPITEENKKVSKTSSTGTISKPLTMTSSDKESKRPNKLKSGQSVKHMKQELNRLRLMTKNLENSGGEEKCVNESEKENISNTFKKLNDSEVITYKNSHFSSQMEVDTPCTKTKDEELLELGSDTEFAPDANESLDKNTDENNSPSMLDSRPYLRKRPRLAFYPVKNNANATKNSATTLVNNTSESSEDVIYPSPTQSPTLASKVKQYLKLKRKIPVKRIDFGLCPSPKHTSMQMENNKLRIEIKWMISIWMTPKTSHLRKRDCQKERTFQSSLTCDVKLTEQSIITCCHCPKKSYKNGRINARDIGANMSDQIHQKERNIACFG
- the LOC139820418 gene encoding uncharacterized protein isoform X2, which translates into the protein MTQEIDRLRLIVKKFENTEDDKIYVSASDNNDPEVVMCEETKETLSTSSKVNSAAPITEENKKVSKTSSTGTISKPLTMTSSDKESKRPNKLKSGQSVKHMKQELNRLRLMTKNLENSGGEEKCVNESEKENISNTFKKLNDSEVITYKNSHFSSQMEVDTPCTKTKDEELLELGSDTEFAPDANESLDKNTDENNSPSMLDSRPYLRKRPRLAFYPVKNNANATKNSATTLVNNTSESSEDVIYPSPTQSPTLASKVKQYLKLKRKIPVKRIDFGLCPSPKHTSMQMENNKLRIEIKWMISIWMTPKTSHLRKRDCQKERTFQSSLTCDVKLTEQSIITCCHCPKKSYKNGRINARDIGANMSDQIHQKVFGIRSFPRH
- the LOC139820417 gene encoding uncharacterized protein, producing the protein MSMKFKRFVNLSERHKRRRLSVISGHRRGFVSIAQDFDGSNPTSEDVSENEPGTTRNNQEQSTDGDDEQTSDRGEEVEDSEEEAADGKSTEEEEEEEDHDENNGEEVGYDNIEEHNNTSSSSEDENDNVLENLADMKKRILKNTFLATNLKHKQGNVLLKTLREFPFNLLCLPKDTRTLLKTPTTVATTQVQQIPGGEYLHMGLKCTLKKKLQNLPEDMLPETIEIDFSTDGAEMHRSGTDQFWLIQYRIWNLIDKKPVIAGMFKGKQKPSNAFDFFAQFVQEIVDIREEGGIFIRNRQLPLNVRCFIADAPARAFALNHYGHTSSNACSKCKVQGHRCEEPGFRGAMIFPGIRHPPRTDEEYRDMIDEDHHKGRSPLSPVLGLVKQVPFESLHLVYVGNVKKVFSAHIHGKYGPQKLNV